The sequence TTCAGCGCCGTAGGAAAATAGTTCAAGGTCTTCGGCGCCAGATTGAATCGCCAGGATCGTTCGATATAGAATCCATGATCGAGCGCCAGCTTGCGCAGATTGTACATGGAATACGTACGCGGATGGGGCGATACGCCTCGCAGGCGGGCAATCGCTTCTGTATACGAGGTTCGCTGCGGGAAATGAAAGACGAAGAACCTTCCGTACAATTCCAATACGCGATAAATCTCATCCAGACTGCTGTGAATAAGCGGGACGTGCTCGAGCACGCCTGAAGATATGACAATATCAAATTCTTTTGCGCGAAAAGGAAGCCTGGCAGGCTGACTGGACGCGACTCTGCGTACATGCTTCAGCGATGGATAGGAGTGCAATAATGCCTTGAAGTCATAGCCAGTCGCCTTGACGTCGAACAGAGTTACATGTCTAAAGCCGTCGCGATGCAGCAAGTCGCTGAGTATTCCATTGCCGCCTCCCCAGTCGAGGACACGGCGATCTCTCGCAGCGCTGTCAGATGCAAGAATGATCGAAATCATCCGGCGATAGTTTCTCAGGAACATTTCCGAGTACATGGTTTTGTCGTCAGTCGTCTAATTCGTTGATTTGTCGGCTGGGTCCGGCGGATTGGAGAAGGTTCGCGTGAAACTGGAAATGTGCTGCCTGTAGAACCGGAGAGTTCGCTGCAATCCGAGACTTTCCAGGAGGCGACCAGAGACAGATTTGACAGCTTTGGCGAAAAAAAATAGCATGAAGCGAATGGATCCCGGATAGATTTCGCTTTGCGCCATTCGGATTTCCGAGAGGCCGCGCACCCACCCTCGATCGCTTGTGCCGCCATAGCGCATGTTTGCAGTGACCTGGGATAGCGCAATTCCCCGAATGTTCAAGCGACGGAGACGGAGAAAATACTCATAGTCCATGGCGGCTTTGTAATGCAATTTGAAGAGTCCGGCTTCTTGATAGACAGATCGACGCACAAAACATGTCGGATGATTGACTGTCATATCGATGCCAATCTTTTCCGGATGCGATGGGAAAAGAGCATCGCGTTGCTCATTTCGCCAGTATTGTTGCGCGGCGCAGACGAAGCCCCGATCTAACTGGCGCCGCAAAGCCTCAACCGACAATCCTACCGCTTCAGGTTCGTACCAATCATCCGAATGGATCAACCCGATGATTTCGCCGCGAGCCATGGCAATACCTTGATTTAAGGCATCGCTGATGCCAAGGTCATCAATTTGAACAAGAGTCGAAAACCGTGATCGGAACTTTTGTAAAAATTCCCAGGTACCATCACTTGAGCCGCCATCCAGGACAATGTATTCAATGTTTGGGTAGTCCTGCGCCCATACGGATCGAATCGTCTGCTCTATCGTTGTACGTGCATTCAAGGTAACCGTAATAATGCTAACCAGCGGTTGTAACCTGGAGGGTCGCTTTCGGATCGCGGACCGCTTGATGGCGTACCGTGCGACCCGAGCCTTGTAGAAGTTCAGCGATGGCCCAGTGACACTGTATTCTGGATTCAGTGCAATGTCCAGAACGGCAGAAGTTTCGGCAATGGTGTGCGACCATTGGAATTGGCTGATGCGCTTTGTACCGAGACCTTGCTTCAAGCGTCGCTGGCGGCCGGGCCGAAGCGCAGCTTGTATCGCGTTGGCAATATCCGAAGGAAGAAGGGGATCAAAGTAATAGGGCGCGTCCCCGCAGATCTCGTGAAGCACGGGAATGTTGGACGCTGCCACTGGCACTCCGGCTGCCATTGCTTCGAGCGGCGGGAATCCGAATCCTTCGAATAGAGTGGGAAACACAAAGAGCGATGCGCGTTGCAAGCGCGTAACCAGCTCAGCATCAGCTAGCTCTCCAAGAAAATGCACCTGTGGCATTGATTGACCCGCTGCCAGCGATGCGGAGTCCATGGTGCGGAGTCCGGAAGTGCGGCCGATGATAGCAAGGTCAGGTCGTTTCTTATCAGGCAACAGGCTATACGCTTGAAGCAGACGACCGATGTTCTTGTGCGGCTTCACGCTGCCTATGCATAAGATCTCGCCGCCCCCGCTGGAACGGCCAATTCGCGACTTCTTTCCGAAGCGGCGGACATCCACGCCAAGATGTGATCGGTAGAGGTTAGCGCGGTTGCCGTAGTAGCGAATAAGCTCGCGCAGTGTGGCGCCCGAATCAGACAAGATCGCTCGGGCGCGGCGCGCCATGATAGGAAATAGAATGCGAGCGTAGAGTCTCTGCAAAGTGGAGGCTGGATAGTGCGCACTGCGCAACGAAAGATCGTGAAGCGTAACAAGATGCGGACCGCGTGTGAGCGCCGGGAAGTTGAAGTGTGGAATCCAGAGTAAGTCGTAGTGCGCTGGCAAGTAGCGCGGAAGGAATATCTGTTCAGATATGGAAAGAGGGACCAGCGGACAAGAAATCAATGCGGCGCCTGGGAGTTCCCCCCTTATTCGTTCCCGGTCCCGGG is a genomic window of Leptospirales bacterium containing:
- a CDS encoding class I SAM-dependent methyltransferase, with translation MFLRNYRRMISIILASDSAARDRRVLDWGGGNGILSDLLHRDGFRHVTLFDVKATGYDFKALLHSYPSLKHVRRVASSQPARLPFRAKEFDIVISSGVLEHVPLIHSSLDEIYRVLELYGRFFVFHFPQRTSYTEAIARLRGVSPHPRTYSMYNLRKLALDHGFYIERSWRFNLAPKTLNYFPTALKMLYEPLTDFIYASDKALSKVPLLNLLCNSIELQAFKAPFLENRIHYAAR
- a CDS encoding glycosyltransferase, coding for MISCPLVPLSISEQIFLPRYLPAHYDLLWIPHFNFPALTRGPHLVTLHDLSLRSAHYPASTLQRLYARILFPIMARRARAILSDSGATLRELIRYYGNRANLYRSHLGVDVRRFGKKSRIGRSSGGGEILCIGSVKPHKNIGRLLQAYSLLPDKKRPDLAIIGRTSGLRTMDSASLAAGQSMPQVHFLGELADAELVTRLQRASLFVFPTLFEGFGFPPLEAMAAGVPVAASNIPVLHEICGDAPYYFDPLLPSDIANAIQAALRPGRQRRLKQGLGTKRISQFQWSHTIAETSAVLDIALNPEYSVTGPSLNFYKARVARYAIKRSAIRKRPSRLQPLVSIITVTLNARTTIEQTIRSVWAQDYPNIEYIVLDGGSSDGTWEFLQKFRSRFSTLVQIDDLGISDALNQGIAMARGEIIGLIHSDDWYEPEAVGLSVEALRRQLDRGFVCAAQQYWRNEQRDALFPSHPEKIGIDMTVNHPTCFVRRSVYQEAGLFKLHYKAAMDYEYFLRLRRLNIRGIALSQVTANMRYGGTSDRGWVRGLSEIRMAQSEIYPGSIRFMLFFFAKAVKSVSGRLLESLGLQRTLRFYRQHISSFTRTFSNPPDPADKSTN